The following are encoded together in the Coregonus clupeaformis isolate EN_2021a chromosome 24, ASM2061545v1, whole genome shotgun sequence genome:
- the LOC123481826 gene encoding FYVE, RhoGEF and PH domain-containing protein 6-like, whose product MSTGVKKPPVAPKPKLSLSVKLSPPPIAPKPDLLLSQPSQPSPLLTQPSPAALKRAKPAVAPKPCLSKPSAPAAPASPPPPRPRPRVPQTPSQECRGARDDSLSFLNSRNGILSQPILRDLDYIIPTCSCGLQDCSQCKRLVNGNVTEVGSDTLGSWPNGNAMESTGTLVANRPGKTENGDSEKSGGVTNSLHLRFKDKPQRQEGKRDGEGNRDEDKLQGNKEERQRDQKGQGGQEYQTGSGDQSCNVLEVAETLTQTETETKAPNVEQIYTDSCNIDSNESDTIPTPLILPLEVSPIRTPPQTVPPTHTPPQTVPPTRTPPQILPPILTPSQVDSKPDSTPSHTDSSTQCSRISRLPTDLSVPAAPSKPLPVPLPRKPRKPALGRQDGLEASTQEGETKNRTQEGEVEETEGSGGRCLTSEKEEHTQGVYDSPSPSQDPEVEEEPHPVPPPRQKSLSPRLHKAIHCPPSPYLNRNTSHSLDLLSQPELNALTSERRGGGGEEEVEDGYGDFERYPITRSLPKQIKLSCRPPPVGMTMKASSVEEGGSPRAPPRKPQRHSLPAGAPPSITPPPPPPHHANTPMRELPATPQEKPAWRFPRPFFSRQSSSRHSSGGNSGGAHQGKAALLGGKQRAQSFSSADLLARADGTKRSLSFRKLLELRLSVKMLPRLLARSGQSLHCTSVEPDGGERTVDQSNGSAVVSGGDGEGLMEYENVPLYEEIPEYMNLPFLSARLGWPLTHSLDPSQHRHSDSDVYEVQDPYESHCDYKRPHSIDYERGWHGLDDAHSEEEVHSSDEDDNSSTSSKEHLELSEEDKQQEDEVKRKKVVHIAQEIMSSEKVFVDVLKLLHIDFRDAVAKATRQNGKPVVEERILTQILYYLPQLYQLNRDLLRELEERVAHWGDHQRLADIFVQKGPYLKMYSTYIRQFDNNVAMLDEQCRKNPGFAAVVREFEMSPRCASLALKHYLLKPVQRIPQYQLLLTDYLKNLPEDSSDYKDTQAALCIVKEVANHANDIMKQGDNFQKLMHIQYSLNGQHEIVQPGRVFLKEGTLMKLSRKVMQPRMFFLFNDTLLYTTPVQSGQYKLNSMLSLAGMKVSKPSQEAYQNELNIESVERSFILSASSATERDEWLAAIATAIDDHTRKKITFISSRSQEEADGVCDSGAPLGSKAPIWIPDLRATMCMVCTCEFTLTWRRHHCRACGKVVCQTCSSNKFYLEYLKNQPARVCDHCFVKLQENSDRVASGALSPTGRSGGFSFSRKQKKIPAALKEVSANTENSSMSGYLQRSKGNKKQWKRLWFVIKNKVLYTYAASEDVAALESQPLLGFFLREEKCGPFQKLQFKLYHKNTLFYIFKADDIPTAQRWIEAFQEAMIL is encoded by the exons ATGAGCACAG GTGTGAAGAAGCCGCCAGTGGCTCCCAAACCCAAACTCTCCCTCTCGGTGaagctctcacctcctcccatCGCCCCCAAACCTGATCTTCTCCTCTCCCAGCCTTCCCAACCCTCCcccctcctaacccaaccctccCCTGCCGCGCTAAAGAGAGCCAAACCCGCTGTGGCGCCCAAACCATGCCTCTCCAAACCCTCCGCCCCTGCAGCCCCGGCttctcccccaccccccagacccagacccagagtaCCCCAAACTCCTTCCCAGgagtgccggggggctagggatgacagcctctccttcctcaacTCCAGAAACGGGATCCTGTCGCAGCCCATCCTGCGCGACTTGGACTACATCATTCCTACGTGCTCCTGCGGACTCCAGGACTGCTCCCAATGCAAACGACTAGTGAATGGGAACGTTACAGAGGTCGGAAGCGATACACTCGGCTCCTGGCCTAACGGGAATGCCATGGAAAGCACTGGAACGCTGGTAGCCAATCGGCCGGGTAAAACAGAGAATGGAGACAGTGAGAAGAGCGGAGGAGTGACCAACAGCCTCCATCTCAGGTTCAAGGACAAACCCCAGAGacaggaggggaagagggatggagagggaaacAGGGATGAGGACAAGCTGCAggggaacaaagaggagagacagagggaccaGAAAGGTCAGGGTGGTCAGGAGTATCAGACTGGGTCAGGGGACCAGTCGTGTAATGTTCTTGAGGTGGCAGAGACACTTACacagactgagactgagactaaAGCTCCTAATGTAGAACAGATATACACTGACAGCTGTAATATAGACAGCAATGAGAGCGACACAATTCCCACTCCCCTCATCCTCCCACTGGAAGTCTCCCCCATTCGCACCCCCCCTCAGACAGtcccccccacccacacccccCCTCAGACTGTCCCACCCACCCGCACCCCCCCACAGATTTTACCCCCCATCCTCACACCCTCCCAGGTGGACAGTAAGCCTGATAGCACCCCCTCCCACACAGACAGCAGTACACAGTGTTCCAGAATATCCAGGCTACCCACTGACCTCTCGGTCCCTGCCGCCCCCAGTAAGCCCCTGCCCGTGCCGCTGCCACGCAAGCCCCGTAAGCCAGCCCTGGGAAGGCAGGACGGCCTGGAGGCCAGCACCCAGGAGGGGGAGACAAAGAACCGCAcacaggagggagaggtggaggagactgaggggagtggggggagatGTCTCACCTCAGAGAAGGAAGAACACACCCAGGGAGTGTATGACAGTCCCTCACCCTCCCAGGACCCTGAAGTTGAAGAGGAGCCTCACCCTGTGCCTCCACCGAGGCAGAAGTCCCTCTCCCCCCGCCTCCACAAAGCCATCCActgtcccccctccccctatCTCAACCGAAACACCTCCCACTCTCTGGACCTGCTCTCTCAGCCTGAGCTTAACGCACTGAcctcagagagaagaggaggaggaggggaggaagaagtTGAGGACGGGTACGGAGACTTTGAGCGCTACCCCATCACCCGGAGCCTGCCCAAACAGATCAAGCTGAGCTGCCGCCCGCCCCCCGTCGGCATGACAATGAAGGCCAGCTCGGTGGAAGAGGGCGGGTCACCCAGGGCCCCACCCAGGAAGCCCCAGAGACACAGCCTGCCAGCGGGCGCCCCCCCGTCCATcaccccccctccaccccctccgcACCACGCCAACACCCCCATGAGGGAGCTGCCAGCCACCCCACAGGAGAAACCAGCCTGGCGCTTCCCCAGGCCATTCTTCAGCAGGCAGAGCTCCTCCAGACACAGCAGTGGCGGCAACAGCGGAGGGGCCCACCAAGGGAAAGCAGCTCTGCTGGGGGGGAAACAGAGGGCCCAGTCCTTCTCCTCAGCTGACCTGCTGGCCCGCGCCGACGGCACCAAGAGGAGTCTCTCCTTCCGAAAGCTTCTGGAGCTGCGGCTGTCTGTCAAGATGTTGCCACGGTTACTGGCCAGAAGTGGCCAGTCTCTGCATTGTACCAGCGTGGAGCCGGATGGGGGGGAGAGGACGGTGGACCAGTCCAACGGCAGCGCGGTGGTGTCTGGTGGGGATGGAGAGGGGTTGATGGAGTATGAGAACGTTCCTCTGTATGAGGAGATACCGGAGTACATGAACCTGCCTTTCCTCAGCGCACGGCTGGGCTGGCCACTCACACACAGTCTGGACCCAAGCCAACACAGACACAGTGACTCAGATGTCTATGAGGTGCAGGATCCCTACGAGAGCCACTGCGACTATAAGCGACCCCATTCCATTGACTATGAgag GGGCTGGCATGGATTGGACGATGCTCACTCTGAGGAGGAAGTCCACAGCTCTGATGAGGATGACAACAGCTCCACCTCCAGCAAGGAACACCTGGAGCTGTCAGAAGAAGACAAACAG CAGGAGGATGAGGTGAAGAGGAAAAAGGTGGTGCACATCGCCCAGGAGATCATGAGCTCCGAGAAAGT gttTGTGGACGTCCTGAAGCTTCTTCACATA GATTTCCGGGACGCAGTTGCCAAGGCGACGCGTCAGAATGGCAAGCCGGTGGTTGAAGAGCGTATTCTAACCCAGATCCTCTACTATCTGCCCCAACTATACCAGCTCAACCGAGACCTGCTCCGGGAGCTAGAGGAGAGAGTGGCCCACTG GGGGGACCACCAGAGACTGGCAGACATCTTTGTTCAGAAGGGGCCGTACCTGAAGATGTACTCCACCTACATCCGCCAGTTTGACAACAACGTGGCTATGCTGGATGAACAATGTAGGAAAAACCCTGGCTTCGCCGCTGTGGTCCGGGAGTTTGAG ATGAGTCCTCGATGTGCCAGCCTGGCTCTGAAGCACTACCTGCTGAAACCTGTACAGAGAATCCCCCAGTATCAGCTACTgctcacag ATTATCTGAAGAACCTTCCTGAGGACTCGTCTGACTACAAAGACACACAGG CTGCTCTATGCATAGTGAAGGAGGTGGCCAACCATGCCAACGACATCATGAAACAAGGG GATAACTTTCAAAAGCTGATGCACATTCAGTACAGTCTGAACGGACAGCATGAGATTGTTCAGCCGGGCAGG GTGTTCCTTAAGGAGGGTACTCTGATGAAGCTGTCCAGGAAGGTCATGCAGCCACGGATGTTCTTCCTG ttcAATGACACTCTTCTGTACACCACTCCAGTTCAATCTGGTCAGTATAAACTCAACAGCATGCTCTCTCTGGCAGGCATGAAG GTGAGTAAGCCCAGTCAGGAGGCGTATCAGAATGAACTGAATATTGAGAGTGTGGAGCGTTCCTTCATCCTGTCTGCCAG CTCGGccacagagagagatgagtggcTGGCGGCCATCGCCACGGCGATAGACGACCACACCAGGAAGAAGATCACCTTCATCTCCAGCCGGAGTCAAGAGGAG GCTGATGGTGTATGTGACAGTGGGGCCCCGCTGGGTTCTAAGGCCCCTATCTGGATCCCAGACCTGAGGGCCACCATGTGTATGGTCTGTACCTGTGAGTTCACCCTCACCTGGAGACGCCACCACTGCCGAGCCTGCGGGAAG GTGGTGTGTCAGACGTGCTCGTCCAATAAGTTCTATCTGGAGTACTTGAAGAACCAGCCGGCTCGTGTGTGTGACCACTGCTTCGTCAAGCTGCAGGAGAACA GTGACCGTGTTGCATCTGGGGCGCTGTCTCCTACTGGCAGATCCGGGGGATTCTCTTTCTCCAGGAAACAGAAGAAGATCCCAGCTGCTCTCAAAGAGGTGTCTGCAAACACAGAGAACTCCTCCATGAGTGGCTACCTACAGAGGTCAAAGGGCAACAAGAAGCAATGGAAGAGGCTATGGTTCGTCATCAAGAACAAAGTCCTGTACACCTACGCCGCCAGCGAG gacgtAGCCGCTCTAGAGAGCCAGCCTCTGCTAGGCTTCTTCCTGCGGGAGGAGAAGTGTGGCCCTTTCCAGAAGCTGCAGTTTAAACTGTACCACAAAAACACCCTGTTTTATATCTTCAAGGCTGACGACATCCCCACTGCACAGAG ATGGATAGAGGCTTTCCAGGAGGCCATGATTCTTTAA